Proteins from a single region of Runella sp. SP2:
- the trpC gene encoding indole-3-glycerol phosphate synthase TrpC — MNILDKIVAHKRTEVADAKSRVTLAQLEQAPLFGRPTLSLKNALTADGASGIISEFKRKSPSKGIINDRVQPEIVTQGYVAAGANGLSVLTDTDFFGGTFEDFGKARAANPTTPMLRKDFMIDEYQLWEAKAIGADVILLIAACLTPDEISYLGQKAHSLGLEVLLEVHDREELEQSLCEHVDMVGVNNRNLKTFVTSVETSLELAQLIPDDFVKISESSLKDADTILQLRAAGYQGFLIGETFMKTEDPAAALRGLVAEITSKTQFA, encoded by the coding sequence TACCGAAGTTGCCGACGCGAAAAGTCGGGTGACTCTTGCCCAACTGGAACAAGCTCCGCTTTTTGGTCGCCCCACGCTCTCGCTCAAAAACGCCCTCACCGCCGACGGCGCTTCAGGAATTATCTCCGAGTTTAAGCGCAAATCTCCTTCTAAAGGTATCATCAATGACCGCGTTCAGCCCGAAATCGTGACCCAAGGGTACGTGGCAGCGGGTGCGAATGGGTTGTCAGTACTGACCGATACCGATTTTTTCGGTGGAACGTTTGAGGATTTTGGCAAAGCACGCGCTGCCAATCCAACGACGCCCATGCTTCGCAAAGATTTTATGATTGACGAATATCAGTTATGGGAAGCCAAAGCCATCGGCGCCGATGTGATTTTGCTCATTGCGGCTTGTTTGACTCCTGACGAAATTAGCTATTTAGGACAAAAAGCCCACAGCCTCGGTTTGGAAGTACTGCTAGAGGTACACGACCGCGAGGAATTGGAGCAGAGCTTATGCGAGCACGTGGACATGGTGGGAGTAAATAACCGAAATCTTAAAACATTTGTCACATCAGTTGAAACATCGTTGGAATTAGCGCAACTTATTCCCGATGATTTCGTCAAAATATCCGAAAGTAGTCTCAAAGATGCCGATACAATCTTGCAGTTGCGAGCGGCTGGTTATCAAGGCTTTCTCATTGGAGAAACGTTTATGAAAACCGAAGACCCTGCCGCTGCCTTGCGCGGTTTGGTCGCTGAGATTACGTCAAAAACACAATTTGCTTAA
- a CDS encoding phosphoribosylanthranilate isomerase: MKIKVCGMRDTANLAELLELKPDFIGFIFYDKSPRFVGESLDEEFIKNIPKTSKKVGVFVNANPDFILRQVKRYDLQFVQLHGNETPDACRTLKSRGINIIKAFSIDESFNFNSLNNYTPHCEYFLFDAKGAQPGGNGVTFDWNTLKRYQNDKPFFLSGGLSLENIQQVAELGIKIFGLDVNSKFEIEPAFKDIEKLRQLFELVRPAEEEIEL; the protein is encoded by the coding sequence ATGAAAATTAAAGTTTGTGGAATGCGTGACACGGCTAATTTGGCCGAATTGCTGGAGTTGAAACCTGATTTTATCGGATTTATTTTTTATGACAAATCACCTCGTTTCGTAGGGGAAAGCCTCGATGAGGAATTTATCAAAAATATCCCCAAGACCAGTAAAAAGGTAGGAGTTTTTGTCAACGCCAACCCTGACTTTATCCTTAGACAAGTAAAACGCTACGATTTACAATTTGTGCAGCTCCACGGAAACGAAACCCCCGACGCTTGCCGAACCCTCAAAAGCAGAGGTATCAACATCATCAAAGCATTTTCGATTGACGAATCGTTTAACTTCAACAGCCTCAATAATTACACCCCGCATTGTGAGTATTTCTTGTTCGATGCGAAGGGAGCACAACCAGGCGGAAACGGGGTAACGTTTGACTGGAATACGTTGAAACGTTACCAAAACGATAAACCTTTCTTCCTAAGCGGTGGTTTATCTTTAGAAAATATACAGCAAGTCGCAGAACTGGGCATCAAAATTTTTGGATTGGATGTCAATAGTAAATTTGAAATTGAACCTGCGTTTAAGGATATTGAAAAACTAAGACAACTCTTCGAGCTGGTTCGACCCGCCGAAGAAGAAATCGAACTTTAA
- the trpB gene encoding tryptophan synthase subunit beta: MATTSVSSPFQVNERGYYGQFGGAYIPEMLYPNVEELRENYLHIIAQPDFQEEFQALLRDYVGRPTPLYLAQRLSEKYNTTIYLKREDLCHTGAHKVNNTIGQILLARRLGKKKIVAETGAGQHGVATATVCALMGMECIVYMGEIDIQRQAPNVARMKMLGAEVRPATSGSKTLKDATNEAMRHWINNPTDTHYIIGSVVGPHPYPDMVARFQSVISEEIKKQLLEKTGSELPDYVIACVGGGSNAAGAFYHFLDDTSVQLVAAEAGGHGIQSGLSAATTFLGKIGVLHGSKSILMQTEDGQVVEPHSISAGLDYPGIGPLHAHLHDSKRAQFYAITDDESIVSAMELAKLEGIIPALESSHALAVLPYLKAASNETVVINLSGRGDKDLATYMKYL; this comes from the coding sequence ATGGCAACAACGTCAGTAAGCTCACCCTTCCAAGTCAACGAACGCGGTTATTATGGCCAGTTTGGAGGGGCATACATTCCCGAAATGCTTTATCCAAACGTGGAAGAGCTTCGCGAAAACTACCTTCATATCATCGCTCAACCCGATTTTCAAGAAGAGTTTCAGGCACTTCTTCGCGATTACGTGGGGCGTCCTACTCCGCTGTATTTGGCCCAACGCCTTTCTGAAAAATACAACACAACTATTTATCTCAAACGGGAAGATTTATGCCACACAGGAGCGCACAAAGTAAATAATACGATTGGGCAAATTTTGTTGGCGCGTCGCTTGGGTAAGAAAAAGATTGTGGCCGAAACGGGTGCGGGGCAGCACGGCGTGGCAACGGCCACAGTCTGTGCATTGATGGGTATGGAGTGCATTGTGTATATGGGGGAAATTGACATTCAACGCCAAGCCCCAAACGTGGCTCGGATGAAAATGCTCGGCGCCGAAGTACGCCCAGCAACGAGTGGCTCTAAAACCCTCAAAGACGCGACCAACGAAGCCATGCGCCACTGGATTAACAATCCTACCGATACGCACTACATCATTGGTTCGGTCGTGGGGCCACACCCATATCCCGACATGGTAGCGCGTTTTCAATCGGTGATTTCGGAAGAAATTAAAAAACAGTTGCTAGAAAAAACGGGCAGCGAACTCCCCGACTACGTCATTGCTTGCGTAGGTGGAGGTTCCAACGCCGCAGGAGCATTTTATCATTTCTTAGACGATACTTCGGTACAATTGGTGGCGGCAGAAGCTGGCGGCCACGGTATTCAGTCGGGCTTGTCGGCCGCAACCACGTTTTTGGGTAAAATTGGGGTATTGCACGGTAGTAAAAGCATTCTGATGCAAACCGAAGACGGCCAAGTAGTTGAGCCTCATTCTATTTCAGCAGGTTTGGATTACCCAGGGATTGGGCCATTGCACGCGCATTTGCACGACAGCAAACGGGCGCAGTTCTACGCCATCACCGACGACGAATCAATTGTGTCGGCCATGGAACTTGCCAAATTAGAAGGTATTATTCCTGCCCTCGAAAGCTCACACGCTTTAGCGGTGCTTCCCTACCTAAAAGCAGCTTCCAACGAAACAGTAGTGATTAATCTCTCAGGTCGTGGCGACAAGGATTTGGCTACGTACATGAAGTATTTATAG
- a CDS encoding DUF2306 domain-containing protein: protein MRFSRFSPTLFFLSVAAFTILMLTKVIPYLSFEPEIDFLTTKTDRVLAKKDFQVGFYVHILSSWWVMGIGLLQFIPSFVKKYRRLHQTLGKVYVFSILFLAAPSGFVLALYANGGLPAKVGFSLQCLVWWLTTLVAWYEIRKNQWQRHVEWMMRSYAVTLAAMSLRVGSYVMVYFLSTKPIETYLTVTWASWVVNLIIAEVLIYNNLGKYLIHKIR from the coding sequence ATGCGTTTTTCTCGATTTTCTCCTACCCTTTTCTTCCTCTCCGTTGCGGCATTTACCATCCTAATGCTCACGAAGGTAATTCCCTACCTAAGTTTTGAACCAGAAATAGACTTCTTGACGACCAAAACCGACCGAGTTTTGGCAAAAAAAGATTTCCAAGTGGGGTTCTACGTCCATATCCTAAGTAGTTGGTGGGTGATGGGAATCGGCCTGTTGCAATTCATTCCAAGTTTTGTAAAAAAATATCGCCGTTTGCACCAAACCCTTGGAAAAGTTTACGTATTTTCGATACTGTTTTTGGCCGCCCCATCGGGTTTTGTACTGGCACTGTACGCCAACGGCGGCTTGCCTGCCAAAGTAGGATTTTCGTTGCAATGCCTTGTATGGTGGCTAACTACCCTCGTCGCTTGGTATGAAATTCGTAAAAACCAGTGGCAAAGGCACGTAGAATGGATGATGCGCAGCTATGCCGTAACACTGGCCGCGATGAGTTTGAGGGTAGGAAGCTACGTAATGGTGTATTTTTTAAGTACCAAACCCATTGAAACATACCTGACGGTCACGTGGGCATCGTGGGTCGTTAATTTGATAATTGCAGAAGTTTTGATTTATAATAACCTTGGTAAGTACCTAATCCATAAAATTCGTTGA